One part of the Pseudoalteromonas ulvae UL12 genome encodes these proteins:
- a CDS encoding TonB-dependent receptor plug domain-containing protein, translating into MLQSFRFVKYVIVIFFAHSVISPAKCNELDIDLFGDINIEEFLNVTVSSASGLNETLRNAPAAMVVVSEKEIKQRGYRSLEDVIMNLPSFDNSMTYGNGNITSYQRGYRTPYTQRTLIMINGIVDNHLWTQEASLTSTYPLNNIERIEVLYGPASAVYGANAFSGVINIITKQATKTLGNGHSQSVTISKGSYNSNRIEASLSGASEQWQYNISGSVFKSDEPDIDDFAPWGYLDNALLSNQAIWGPIVADQALANECANDRCPHQGYKNSYGQYHDASKNWGILADASYGNLTAGLILWQLTNGYGVYYPNDRGQPGSAWQRSSEQFYLKHHSQFTSDLKIKTLALYRENRQWGDWAEAYPVNPNLNNQQVLSSVSLSKWNSINDSWLLQQDYEWQFDQQLTLSAGIKYQHKSLTKAYEVCGYWEGSFCSTSTEPGVVLSTEQTIPQPTTPAKEMASNNLIHIKDKGLYLQGIWQLDTWRINAGARYDRNSIYGGTFNPRLSAIHFLTDSSTVKLIYGEAFQEPSAAQLWGGWNGRDANEQLQPEQVKNLEFIYMYQQANWLHDFSLFSARYDHVIKEEAENAGHRRNYGLEYRGQFKYQHPWLPNTSLSGHVYYTYIKALSSVSYDHQLAAWVGDGIEQCNQLTTENDGSCRDYNIDIGDIAPHKINANLNLPISEALNLNLAANWVSRKKLYVRNPLRAQHQENASYFTLDANMSYQFALWSINFKINNIFDKQHYHSGVEAASSGNDFSQRSQGWYNSQIPQVGRNFVLSASFTF; encoded by the coding sequence ATCTTCTTTGCTCATAGCGTCATTTCGCCAGCGAAATGCAATGAATTAGATATCGATTTATTTGGTGATATCAACATTGAAGAATTTCTCAATGTCACCGTATCTTCAGCCTCTGGGCTCAACGAAACTCTTCGCAACGCCCCTGCGGCTATGGTCGTAGTCAGCGAAAAAGAAATCAAACAACGCGGTTATCGCTCTCTTGAAGATGTGATAATGAACTTGCCCAGCTTTGATAATTCAATGACCTATGGCAATGGAAATATCACAAGCTATCAACGAGGCTACCGTACCCCTTACACACAACGCACTCTCATCATGATCAATGGCATTGTCGATAATCACCTTTGGACACAAGAAGCGTCACTGACTAGTACCTATCCTCTGAATAATATTGAACGAATCGAAGTGCTGTATGGACCTGCCAGTGCAGTTTATGGCGCCAACGCATTCTCTGGTGTCATCAATATTATTACTAAACAGGCAACAAAAACACTGGGCAATGGACATAGTCAAAGCGTCACAATCAGCAAAGGCAGTTATAATAGCAATCGCATCGAAGCCTCACTTTCAGGCGCCAGTGAACAGTGGCAATATAACATCAGCGGCAGTGTGTTTAAGAGCGACGAACCCGATATTGATGATTTTGCTCCTTGGGGATACCTTGATAATGCTTTATTAAGTAATCAGGCTATATGGGGACCCATAGTCGCAGACCAAGCATTGGCGAATGAATGTGCTAATGATCGCTGCCCACACCAAGGTTACAAAAATAGTTATGGTCAATATCACGATGCAAGCAAAAACTGGGGAATATTGGCTGATGCAAGTTATGGTAATCTCACTGCAGGTCTGATTTTATGGCAGCTGACTAACGGCTATGGTGTGTATTACCCCAATGATCGAGGCCAACCAGGTAGTGCTTGGCAAAGAAGCTCAGAGCAATTCTACCTCAAACATCACAGCCAGTTTACAAGCGACCTCAAAATCAAAACGCTGGCGTTATATCGCGAAAATAGACAATGGGGCGATTGGGCAGAAGCCTATCCGGTCAACCCTAATCTCAACAATCAGCAGGTTTTATCTTCGGTCAGTTTATCTAAATGGAATTCCATTAATGACAGCTGGTTACTGCAACAAGATTACGAGTGGCAATTTGATCAACAATTAACGCTCAGCGCAGGCATTAAATATCAACATAAATCACTGACTAAAGCGTACGAAGTTTGTGGCTACTGGGAAGGATCATTTTGTAGTACATCTACTGAGCCAGGTGTGGTGCTGAGCACAGAGCAAACCATTCCACAGCCCACTACACCTGCCAAAGAGATGGCAAGTAACAATCTCATTCATATCAAAGATAAAGGACTGTATCTTCAAGGTATTTGGCAACTCGATACATGGCGGATCAATGCAGGTGCTCGTTACGATCGCAACAGTATTTATGGCGGGACATTTAACCCTCGCCTATCTGCGATACATTTTTTAACCGATTCAAGTACAGTAAAATTAATTTATGGTGAGGCGTTTCAAGAGCCCTCTGCAGCCCAACTTTGGGGTGGATGGAACGGCCGAGACGCTAACGAACAATTACAACCAGAACAAGTCAAAAATCTTGAATTTATTTATATGTATCAGCAAGCAAATTGGCTGCATGATTTTTCACTGTTCAGCGCTCGTTATGACCATGTCATCAAAGAAGAAGCTGAAAATGCCGGGCATAGACGCAATTATGGCCTCGAATACCGCGGCCAGTTCAAATACCAACATCCGTGGTTGCCAAACACATCCTTAAGTGGGCATGTATATTATACGTATATCAAAGCGCTTAGTAGCGTAAGTTATGACCATCAATTAGCCGCTTGGGTCGGTGATGGCATTGAGCAATGCAACCAACTGACAACAGAAAATGATGGCTCCTGTCGAGATTACAATATCGATATCGGAGACATTGCACCTCATAAAATCAATGCCAACCTTAATTTACCAATCAGCGAGGCTCTTAATTTAAACCTTGCTGCGAATTGGGTGTCGCGTAAAAAATTATATGTGCGCAACCCACTTAGAGCCCAACACCAAGAAAATGCGAGTTATTTCACTCTAGACGCCAATATGAGTTATCAATTTGCACTGTGGTCAATAAATTTTAAAATAAATAATATCTTTGATAAACAACATTACCATTCAGGTGTGGAAGCGGCTAGTTCAGGTAATGATTTCAGTCAGCGTTCACAAGGTTGGTATAATTCCCAAATCCCTCAGGTGGGTCGGAACTTTGTTTTAAGCGCCTCATTTACTTTTTAG
- the iscX gene encoding Fe-S cluster assembly protein IscX, with the protein MALTWTDSYAIAIALNEHYPSIDPKTVNFVDLRDWILSLDDFSDDPNHCGERILEAIQMAWIEEYE; encoded by the coding sequence ATGGCACTTACTTGGACAGATTCATATGCAATTGCCATTGCTTTAAATGAGCATTACCCATCAATCGACCCAAAGACAGTCAACTTTGTTGATTTACGTGACTGGATCCTAAGCCTTGATGATTTTTCTGATGACCCTAATCATTGTGGTGAACGTATTTTAGAAGCAATTCAAATGGCATGGATAGAAGAATACGAGTAG